A genomic segment from Streptosporangium roseum DSM 43021 encodes:
- a CDS encoding DUF3311 domain-containing protein, translated as MLTTPDTPDTPDKDRSDRSPWNWLLILPIILPLLPFLFNFDEPRIFGFPRFYWLQFLFIGVGVTCTTIVYQMTKRRR; from the coding sequence GTGTTGACCACTCCCGACACCCCCGACACCCCCGACAAGGATCGGAGCGATCGCAGCCCGTGGAACTGGCTGCTGATTTTGCCGATCATCCTACCTTTGCTGCCTTTCCTCTTCAACTTCGACGAGCCCCGGATCTTCGGTTTCCCGCGCTTCTACTGGCTCCAGTTCCTCTTCATCGGGGTCGGAGTCACGTGCACCACGATCGTCTACCAGATGACCAAGCGGAGGCGATGA
- a CDS encoding carboxymuconolactone decarboxylase family protein, which produces MPRLRQVPRDEVTDPLTLFFYDRLFGPDRDPVADPGTATGSPGDWWTVFALDPVILKHCVKGFQLYREAELDPVLRELGQSRAGWARGSQFVFSQHCKQMRALGMPDEKVKAVAHWQVSPLFDELERAVLAYTDGLVLDGGRVHDEIFAVLRAHLSDRQILELTYITCLYEMHATMSRALRLEFDDRPEPVVEVDSPDRYGVRDIADDFQVGG; this is translated from the coding sequence ATGCCGCGGCTGCGCCAGGTCCCCCGCGACGAGGTCACCGACCCGCTGACCCTGTTCTTCTACGATCGGCTGTTCGGCCCGGACCGGGATCCGGTGGCCGACCCGGGCACCGCGACCGGCTCCCCCGGCGACTGGTGGACGGTCTTCGCCCTGGACCCGGTCATCCTCAAGCACTGCGTGAAGGGCTTCCAGCTCTACCGGGAGGCCGAGCTCGACCCCGTGCTGCGCGAGCTGGGCCAGTCACGGGCCGGATGGGCGCGGGGAAGCCAGTTCGTCTTCTCCCAGCACTGCAAGCAGATGCGGGCGCTCGGCATGCCGGACGAGAAGGTCAAGGCGGTCGCGCACTGGCAGGTCAGCCCGCTCTTCGACGAGCTGGAACGGGCCGTGCTGGCCTACACCGACGGCCTGGTGCTCGACGGCGGCCGGGTGCACGACGAGATCTTCGCGGTCCTCAGGGCCCACCTGTCCGACCGGCAGATCCTGGAGCTCACCTACATCACCTGCCTGTACGAAATGCACGCCACGATGTCAAGGGCGCTGCGCCTGGAATTCGACGATCGGCCCGAACCGGTCGTCGAAGTGGACTCTCCTGACAGGTACGGCGTTCGCGACATCGCAGACGACTTCCAGGTCGGAGGCTGA
- a CDS encoding VOC family protein, protein MGDNTEFELRGVNHLALVCSDMKRTVDFYSGVLGMPLIKTIELPMGWGQHFFFDCGGGNALAFFWFPDAPDAVPGISAPKNLPDRGELLSAVGSMNHIALDVAPDRIEEYRDKLIAKGVDVGVLLNHDDSEFGIAPAMQEGVFVRSIYFKDPDGILVEFAAWTRELGLPEDVRHEPRTAADRTV, encoded by the coding sequence ATGGGCGACAACACCGAGTTCGAGCTGCGCGGGGTCAACCATCTCGCGCTGGTGTGCTCGGACATGAAGCGGACGGTCGACTTCTACTCCGGCGTCCTGGGCATGCCGCTGATCAAGACGATCGAGCTGCCGATGGGCTGGGGCCAGCACTTCTTCTTCGACTGCGGCGGCGGCAACGCACTGGCGTTCTTCTGGTTCCCCGACGCCCCCGACGCGGTGCCCGGCATCTCCGCGCCGAAGAACCTGCCCGACCGGGGAGAGCTGCTGTCGGCGGTCGGATCGATGAACCACATCGCCCTCGATGTCGCACCGGACAGGATCGAGGAGTACCGCGACAAGCTCATCGCCAAGGGCGTGGACGTCGGGGTGCTGCTCAACCACGACGACAGCGAGTTCGGCATCGCGCCCGCGATGCAGGAGGGGGTGTTCGTCCGGTCCATCTACTTCAAGGACCCCGACGGGATCCTGGTGGAGTTCGCCGCCTGGACCCGCGAGCTCGGCCTGCCGGAAGACGTCCGTCACGAGCCCAGGACCGCCGCCGACAGGACCGTGTGA
- a CDS encoding FadR/GntR family transcriptional regulator: MGDNEQTTGGLHQSVLDKLGSLIASGGLAAGQVLTIEELELRFGVSRSVVRETIRVLESMGLVSSRRRVGVTVATRAEWNLFDPRVIRWRLAGEGRGEQLRSLGELRHGVEPVAAALAARHATPEQCGALTGAVMQMAVHGRSGDLEAYLAADILFHRTLLEASGNEMLGALTGVVTEVLTGRTRHHLMPSRPEPAAIRWHAEVAQAVQSGDAAAAERAMRNIVDEAARAVEGDVRG, from the coding sequence GTGGGAGACAATGAACAGACCACTGGGGGGCTGCATCAGAGTGTCCTCGACAAGCTCGGCTCGCTGATCGCCTCAGGCGGCCTCGCCGCCGGCCAGGTGCTGACGATCGAGGAGCTGGAGCTCCGGTTCGGGGTCTCCCGTTCGGTGGTCCGTGAGACGATCCGCGTCCTCGAATCGATGGGACTGGTGAGCAGCCGCCGCCGCGTCGGCGTCACCGTGGCCACGCGCGCGGAATGGAACCTGTTCGACCCGCGGGTCATCCGGTGGCGGCTCGCCGGCGAGGGCCGCGGCGAGCAGCTCAGATCCCTCGGCGAGCTGCGCCACGGCGTCGAGCCGGTGGCCGCGGCCCTCGCCGCGCGGCACGCGACCCCCGAACAGTGCGGCGCGCTGACCGGCGCCGTCATGCAGATGGCCGTGCACGGCAGGTCCGGCGACCTGGAGGCCTACCTGGCCGCGGACATCCTGTTCCACCGCACGCTGCTGGAGGCCTCCGGCAACGAGATGCTGGGGGCGCTCACCGGAGTGGTCACCGAGGTCCTGACCGGCCGGACGCGTCATCACCTGATGCCGTCGCGTCCCGAGCCGGCGGCGATCCGATGGCACGCCGAGGTCGCGCAGGCGGTGCAGTCGGGAGACGCCGCGGCCGCCGAACGCGCCATGCGCAACATCGTCGACGAGGCGGCCCGGGCGGTGGAGGGCGACGTCCGCGGGTAG
- a CDS encoding gluconokinase, with amino-acid sequence MDFVQDSPDSVPAVPLLVVMGVTGSGKTTVGIALGRRLRVPFADADDFHSEASIAKMSAGIPLDDADRLPWLRAIGAWLAEHAATGGVASCSALKRGYRDLLRRAAPSVSFVHLDGDAEVVRRRVAGRPGHFMPASLVTSQFETLEPLQTDERGIVLDFDRPVAELVEAYLAAAPARPARSRPASPTDPRPGHGTTDPRPGHGTTDPRPGHGTTDPRPGHGTTDPRPGHGTPADPGE; translated from the coding sequence ATGGATTTCGTTCAAGACTCTCCTGACTCCGTCCCTGCCGTTCCGTTGCTGGTCGTCATGGGCGTGACCGGTTCGGGCAAGACCACCGTGGGCATCGCTCTCGGCCGGCGGCTGCGAGTGCCGTTCGCCGACGCCGACGACTTCCACAGCGAGGCCAGCATCGCCAAGATGTCGGCCGGCATCCCGCTCGACGACGCCGACCGGCTGCCCTGGCTGCGGGCGATCGGCGCCTGGCTCGCCGAGCACGCCGCCACCGGTGGCGTGGCGAGCTGCTCCGCGCTCAAGCGCGGCTACCGTGACCTGCTGCGGCGCGCGGCGCCGTCGGTGAGCTTCGTCCATCTCGACGGGGACGCCGAGGTCGTCCGGCGGCGGGTGGCCGGCCGGCCGGGACACTTCATGCCGGCATCGCTGGTCACCTCGCAGTTCGAAACCCTGGAGCCTCTTCAGACGGACGAGCGCGGAATCGTCCTCGACTTCGACAGGCCCGTCGCCGAGCTCGTGGAGGCCTACCTCGCCGCGGCCCCGGCGCGCCCCGCGCGCTCCCGCCCGGCATCCCCCACCGATCCGAGACCGGGCCACGGAACCACCGATCCGAGACCGGGCCACGGAACCACCGATCCGAGACCGGGCCACGGAACCACCGATCCGAGACCGGGCCACGGAACCACCGATCCGAGACCGGGCCACGGAACCCCGGCGGACCCAGGAGAGTGA
- a CDS encoding GntP family permease yields the protein MTSALIALAAPAAVSPARLIPAALVGIALIVLLITYFKVHPFLSLTLGSLAVGAIAGLPMADTITSFTTGFGSTAAGVGTLIALGAMFGKLLADSGGADEIVDTIVGRSSPRSLPWAMAAVGALIGLPMFFEIGLVLLMPVIFLVARRSGLSLVRVGIPALAGLSVMHGLVPPHPGPLVAIDALKADLGITLALGVLVAIPTVAVAGPLFSKYAARWVDVPPPELFEAKPGAEGARRPSFPVTLATVLLPVVLMMGKALADIFAAEGNAVRTVLDFLGTPLVALLLAVIVAMFTLGGGAAMDKKAIAKSLEQSLPPIAGILLIVAAGGGFKQTLIDTGIGGLIAGWVENSGLSVLLLAWLVAVLIRLATGSATVATVTASGILAPLVVNLGTGEISLLVLAIGAGSLFFSHVNDAGFWLVKEYFGLTVGQNIKTWSVMETVISVTGLVLVLLLDLVI from the coding sequence GTGACCTCCGCCCTGATCGCACTCGCCGCCCCCGCCGCGGTCTCTCCCGCCCGCCTGATCCCCGCGGCGCTCGTCGGCATCGCGCTGATCGTCCTGCTGATCACCTATTTCAAGGTGCACCCCTTCCTGAGCCTGACCCTCGGATCGCTGGCCGTCGGCGCCATCGCGGGACTGCCGATGGCCGACACCATCACCAGCTTCACCACCGGGTTCGGCAGCACGGCGGCCGGCGTCGGCACGCTCATCGCGCTCGGCGCGATGTTCGGCAAGCTGCTCGCCGACTCCGGCGGGGCCGACGAGATCGTCGACACGATCGTCGGCCGGTCCAGTCCCCGCTCCCTGCCCTGGGCGATGGCCGCGGTGGGAGCGCTGATCGGCCTGCCGATGTTCTTCGAGATCGGCCTCGTCCTGCTGATGCCGGTCATCTTCCTGGTCGCCCGCCGCTCCGGGCTCTCCCTGGTGCGCGTGGGCATCCCCGCGCTGGCGGGACTGTCGGTGATGCACGGGCTCGTGCCTCCCCACCCGGGACCGCTGGTCGCCATCGACGCGCTCAAGGCGGACCTGGGCATCACGCTGGCCCTCGGCGTGCTCGTCGCCATTCCGACGGTGGCCGTCGCCGGGCCGCTGTTCTCCAAGTACGCCGCCCGCTGGGTGGACGTCCCGCCGCCGGAGCTCTTCGAGGCCAAACCCGGAGCGGAGGGCGCGCGGCGGCCGTCGTTCCCCGTCACCCTCGCCACCGTGCTGCTGCCGGTCGTGCTGATGATGGGCAAGGCCCTCGCCGACATCTTCGCCGCGGAGGGCAACGCCGTCCGCACCGTGCTCGACTTCCTCGGCACGCCGCTGGTGGCGCTGCTGCTCGCCGTCATCGTCGCGATGTTCACCCTCGGCGGCGGTGCGGCCATGGACAAGAAGGCGATCGCGAAGTCCCTGGAGCAGTCGCTGCCGCCGATCGCGGGCATCCTGCTGATCGTGGCCGCCGGCGGCGGTTTCAAGCAGACCCTGATCGACACCGGGATCGGCGGCCTCATCGCCGGCTGGGTGGAGAACAGCGGCCTCTCGGTGCTGCTGCTGGCATGGCTGGTCGCGGTGCTCATCCGGCTCGCCACGGGATCGGCCACCGTCGCGACCGTCACCGCCTCCGGGATCCTGGCCCCGCTGGTCGTCAACCTCGGCACCGGGGAGATCTCGCTGCTCGTCCTGGCCATCGGCGCCGGTTCGCTGTTCTTCTCCCACGTCAACGACGCGGGCTTCTGGCTGGTCAAGGAGTACTTCGGGCTCACCGTGGGCCAGAACATCAAGACCTGGTCGGTGATGGAGACCGTCATCTCGGTGACCGGCCTGGTGCTGGTCCTGCTGCTGGACCTGGTCATCTAG
- a CDS encoding arginine deiminase has translation MTTAAFGVHSEVGPLRKVIVHRPDMSLKRLTPTNNDKLLFDDILWVEHAQKEHDRFVTLMRERGVEVFYHQELLAQALEATPHAKRNAVEQAVTHLTVGPALVDAVREELSTWSGKDLATHLIGGLTKEEFDVRGFDTRSLVAASADPQQFVLPPLPNSLYQRDPAAWLYGGVSLNPMFWHARLLETMNQSTIYHNHPMFTGEDFSYWYPPSGDEADFDEEDFGKAALEGGDMMPIGNGTVVIGISERSTPQMIEHIALATFAAGAAERVIAVNVPKRRSYMHLDTVFTFLDVDKASAYLPFLETAVTHSLRPGDRDRTLDVRPERGFVDAVEDALAISRLDIIPTGGDDSQQAREQWDSGNNFFALEPGVVVGYHKNQFTNRKLRQHGVDVIEIEGFELGKGRGGTHCMTCPILREGI, from the coding sequence ATGACCACTGCAGCCTTCGGCGTGCACTCCGAGGTCGGCCCCCTCCGCAAGGTCATCGTCCACCGGCCCGACATGAGCCTGAAACGGCTGACCCCCACCAACAACGACAAGCTGCTCTTCGACGACATCCTGTGGGTCGAGCACGCCCAGAAGGAGCACGACAGGTTCGTCACCCTGATGCGCGAGCGCGGCGTCGAGGTGTTCTACCACCAGGAACTGCTGGCACAGGCGCTGGAGGCGACCCCCCACGCCAAGCGGAACGCCGTCGAGCAGGCCGTCACCCATCTGACCGTCGGCCCCGCCCTGGTGGACGCCGTCCGTGAGGAGCTGTCCACCTGGAGCGGCAAGGACCTGGCCACCCACCTCATCGGCGGGCTGACCAAGGAGGAGTTCGACGTCCGCGGGTTCGACACCCGGTCCCTGGTCGCCGCCTCGGCGGACCCGCAGCAGTTCGTGCTCCCGCCGCTGCCCAACTCCCTCTACCAGCGCGACCCCGCCGCCTGGCTGTACGGCGGCGTCTCGCTCAACCCGATGTTCTGGCACGCGCGCCTGCTGGAGACCATGAACCAGAGCACGATCTACCACAACCACCCGATGTTCACCGGCGAGGACTTCTCCTACTGGTACCCGCCGAGCGGCGACGAGGCCGACTTCGACGAGGAGGACTTCGGCAAGGCCGCGCTGGAGGGCGGCGACATGATGCCCATCGGCAACGGGACCGTGGTCATCGGCATCAGCGAGCGGAGCACCCCGCAGATGATCGAGCACATCGCCCTGGCGACCTTCGCCGCCGGGGCGGCCGAGCGCGTCATCGCCGTCAACGTCCCCAAGCGCCGCTCCTACATGCACCTGGACACCGTGTTCACCTTCCTGGACGTCGACAAGGCCTCCGCCTACCTGCCCTTCCTGGAGACGGCCGTCACCCACTCGCTGCGTCCCGGCGACAGGGACCGGACTCTGGACGTCCGCCCCGAGAGGGGCTTCGTCGACGCCGTCGAGGACGCGCTGGCCATCTCCCGGCTCGACATCATCCCCACCGGCGGGGACGACAGCCAACAGGCCCGGGAGCAGTGGGACTCCGGCAACAACTTCTTCGCCCTCGAACCCGGCGTCGTCGTCGGCTACCACAAGAACCAGTTCACCAACCGCAAGCTGCGCCAGCACGGCGTCGACGTCATCGAGATCGAGGGCTTCGAACTGGGCAAGGGCCGGGGCGGCACCCACTGCATGACCTGCCCCATCCTGCGTGAGGGCATCTGA
- a CDS encoding SDR family oxidoreductase yields the protein MHNTLKGKVALVAGATRGTGRAIAVALGGAGATVYCTGRSTRERRSEMNRSETIEETAELVTRAGGEGIALQVDHLESEQVRGLVERIDREQGRLDLLVNDIWGGEALAAWDTPLWEHPLDDGLRLLRLAIDTHLITSHHALPLLIRNPGGLVVEVTDGTAEYNADNYRVSFFYDLAKVSVNRLAFAQAHELRPHGCAAVSLTPGWLRSEVMLEHFGVTEENWRDATEREPHFVISESPVYTGRAVVALAADEDRGRWSGQSLSSGQLAQVYGFTDVDGSRPDAWRYIVEVQDRGGPADATGYR from the coding sequence ATGCACAACACGCTGAAGGGAAAGGTCGCCCTGGTCGCCGGGGCGACGAGAGGGACGGGCCGGGCGATCGCGGTCGCGCTGGGCGGCGCGGGAGCCACCGTCTACTGCACAGGGAGGAGCACCCGGGAACGGCGCTCGGAGATGAACCGGTCGGAGACCATCGAGGAGACGGCCGAGCTCGTGACGCGCGCCGGCGGGGAGGGCATCGCCCTCCAGGTGGACCACCTGGAGTCCGAGCAGGTCCGAGGGCTGGTGGAGCGGATCGACCGCGAGCAGGGAAGGCTCGACCTGCTCGTCAACGACATCTGGGGCGGCGAGGCGCTGGCGGCGTGGGACACCCCGCTCTGGGAGCATCCGCTGGACGACGGGCTGCGCCTGCTCCGGCTGGCGATCGACACCCACCTCATCACCAGCCACCACGCGCTGCCCCTGCTGATCAGGAACCCCGGCGGCTTGGTCGTCGAGGTGACCGACGGCACCGCGGAGTACAACGCCGACAACTACCGGGTCTCCTTCTTCTACGACCTGGCCAAGGTCTCGGTGAACCGCCTGGCGTTCGCCCAGGCCCACGAGCTGCGCCCGCATGGGTGCGCCGCGGTCTCGCTGACCCCCGGCTGGCTGCGTTCGGAGGTGATGCTGGAGCACTTCGGCGTCACGGAGGAGAACTGGCGCGACGCCACCGAACGGGAGCCGCATTTCGTGATCTCGGAGTCGCCCGTCTACACCGGCCGGGCGGTCGTCGCGCTGGCGGCCGACGAGGACCGGGGCCGCTGGTCGGGGCAGTCCCTCTCCAGCGGGCAGCTGGCCCAGGTCTACGGATTCACCGACGTCGACGGCAGCCGGCCGGACGCCTGGCGCTACATCGTGGAGGTCCAGGACAGGGGCGGACCCGCCGACGCGACCGGATACCGCTGA
- a CDS encoding helix-turn-helix transcriptional regulator: protein MRAARLMSLVLLLQARGGMTATELSRELEVSERTVHRDVLALSEAGVPVYADRGRGGGYRLLDGYRTRLTGLDRAEAEALFLSGVPEALREMGLSGVAATARLKASAALSPGVRDAPATAAQRFHLDAPGWFASERPPPEALAPLARAVWGDHPVTALYRGAERTLEPYGLVLKAGVWYLATRSAIYRVDRFAEVGIHSDRRFERDRGFDLAAFWSGRAAEFARSLLTTRVTVRLSPAGHRLLPHVADPAALGDALASAGEPDGQGRITLSLPVESLEVAYAQILRFGPEAEVLDPPELRARLAGAAARLRALYGRA, encoded by the coding sequence GTGCGTGCGGCCAGGTTGATGTCGTTGGTGCTGTTGCTCCAGGCCCGTGGAGGCATGACCGCCACGGAGCTCTCCCGAGAGCTGGAGGTCTCCGAACGGACCGTCCACCGGGACGTGCTGGCCCTGTCGGAGGCCGGGGTGCCGGTCTACGCCGACCGCGGCCGGGGCGGGGGATACCGGCTGCTGGACGGATACCGCACCCGCCTGACGGGGCTGGACCGCGCGGAGGCCGAGGCGCTTTTCCTGTCCGGCGTGCCGGAGGCGCTGCGGGAGATGGGGCTGAGCGGGGTGGCGGCCACGGCGCGGCTGAAGGCCTCGGCCGCGCTGTCGCCCGGCGTGCGCGACGCGCCCGCGACGGCCGCCCAGCGCTTCCACCTGGACGCCCCCGGCTGGTTCGCGAGCGAGAGGCCGCCTCCGGAGGCGCTGGCGCCGCTGGCCAGGGCCGTGTGGGGCGACCATCCGGTCACCGCGCTCTACCGGGGGGCCGAGCGGACGCTGGAGCCGTACGGGCTCGTGCTCAAGGCCGGTGTCTGGTATCTGGCGACCCGATCCGCGATCTACCGGGTGGACCGCTTCGCCGAGGTCGGGATCCACTCCGACCGGCGCTTCGAGCGGGACCGCGGCTTCGACCTGGCGGCGTTCTGGAGCGGTCGCGCCGCCGAGTTCGCCCGCTCCCTGCTCACCACGCGTGTCACCGTACGGCTCAGCCCCGCCGGCCACCGCCTGCTGCCGCACGTGGCCGACCCCGCGGCCCTCGGCGACGCGCTGGCGTCGGCCGGGGAGCCCGACGGCCAGGGCCGGATCACGCTGTCGCTGCCCGTGGAGTCGCTGGAGGTCGCCTACGCCCAGATCCTCCGGTTCGGCCCGGAGGCCGAGGTCCTCGACCCGCCCGAGCTCCGCGCCCGCCTGGCCGGAGCCGCCGCGCGGCTGCGGGCCCTGTACGGCCGGGCCTGA
- a CDS encoding CocE/NonD family hydrolase — MPPYRVLLQRDLPVPMTDGVTLLADRYVPVGAVRPPTVLVRSPYGRRGVFGLAFGRAFARRGFQVVLQSCRGGFGSGGLLDPLGDEHEDGLATLAWLRGQPWYGGSLAMHGPSYLGYAQWAIAPFAGPDLKAMATSVTASQFRDAAYVGGAFALESSLIWTTLTASMDTRFGGAGALLAPRRTRRAALSGRPLGELDVLSAGRGLPFFQDLLAHHADPAAYWGRRDFSASVGEVEAAVTMVGGWYDVFLPWQVKDYTTMRAAGRRPYLTIGPWYHADIRHGRVANADALAWFRAHLLGDPSGLREQPVRLYVTGAGEWRDYPDWPVPGMREQRWHLQPGLALSTGNPREGDPDRYRYDPAHPTPVLGGPVLLGNSEPRDNRRLEARRDVLVYTGPELREDTDMIGPVSADLYLRSSTEHADVVVRVCDVHPDGASYNVCEGVRRLSPGAPPAGSDGIRRVRVDLWPVGHRFRRGHRIRLHVAGGAYPRIARNLGTGEPLGTGRTMVAADHEVFHDPAHPSAVVLPLVRG, encoded by the coding sequence ATGCCCCCGTATCGCGTTCTCCTCCAACGTGACCTGCCGGTGCCGATGACCGACGGGGTCACCCTTCTGGCCGACCGCTACGTGCCGGTCGGCGCCGTGCGCCCGCCCACGGTCCTGGTCCGCTCGCCGTACGGCAGGCGCGGCGTGTTCGGGCTGGCCTTCGGCCGGGCGTTCGCCCGGCGGGGGTTCCAGGTCGTCCTGCAGAGCTGCCGGGGCGGGTTCGGCTCCGGCGGCCTGCTCGACCCGCTCGGCGACGAGCACGAGGACGGGCTGGCCACGCTGGCCTGGCTGCGCGGGCAGCCCTGGTACGGCGGGAGCCTGGCCATGCACGGCCCCTCCTACCTGGGCTACGCCCAGTGGGCGATCGCCCCGTTCGCCGGCCCCGACCTGAAGGCCATGGCCACCTCGGTGACCGCCTCCCAGTTCCGCGACGCCGCCTACGTGGGCGGGGCGTTCGCGCTGGAGTCCTCACTGATCTGGACCACGCTGACCGCCTCGATGGACACCCGGTTCGGCGGGGCCGGCGCGCTGCTGGCCCCCCGCAGGACCCGGCGCGCGGCACTGTCGGGACGCCCCCTCGGGGAGCTGGACGTGCTGTCGGCCGGCAGGGGGCTGCCGTTCTTCCAGGACCTGCTGGCCCACCACGCCGATCCGGCCGCCTACTGGGGCAGGCGCGACTTCTCGGCCTCGGTGGGCGAGGTGGAGGCGGCGGTCACCATGGTCGGCGGATGGTACGACGTGTTCCTGCCGTGGCAGGTCAAGGACTACACGACGATGCGGGCGGCGGGGCGGCGGCCGTACCTGACGATCGGCCCGTGGTACCACGCCGACATCCGGCACGGCCGGGTGGCCAACGCCGACGCGCTGGCCTGGTTCAGGGCGCACCTGCTGGGCGACCCCTCGGGGCTGCGGGAGCAGCCGGTCAGGCTGTACGTCACCGGTGCGGGCGAGTGGCGCGACTATCCCGACTGGCCGGTGCCCGGCATGCGGGAGCAGCGCTGGCACCTGCAGCCGGGGCTCGCGCTCTCGACCGGCAACCCGCGGGAGGGCGACCCCGACCGCTACCGCTACGACCCCGCGCACCCCACGCCCGTGCTGGGCGGGCCGGTCCTGCTGGGCAACTCCGAGCCGCGCGACAACCGGCGCCTGGAGGCCCGGCGCGACGTGCTCGTCTACACCGGCCCCGAGCTGCGCGAGGACACCGACATGATCGGTCCGGTCTCCGCCGACCTCTACCTCCGGTCGAGCACCGAGCACGCCGACGTGGTGGTGCGGGTCTGCGACGTGCACCCGGACGGCGCGTCCTACAACGTGTGCGAGGGCGTGCGCCGCCTGTCGCCCGGCGCTCCCCCGGCCGGCTCCGACGGGATCCGCCGCGTCCGGGTGGACCTGTGGCCGGTCGGCCACCGCTTCCGGCGCGGCCACCGGATCCGCCTGCACGTGGCCGGCGGCGCCTATCCCCGCATCGCCCGCAACCTCGGCACGGGAGAGCCGCTGGGCACCGGCCGCACGATGGTCGCGGCCGACCACGAGGTCTTCCACGACCCCGCTCACCCCTCCGCGGTCGTGCTGCCCCTCGTCCGCGGCTGA